DNA from Streptosporangiales bacterium:
CCGCGGATCTCGTGCCCGCCCCACCCGGCGAAGCGCACGTCGAACGTGTCGACGACCCGCAGACCCGTGTCGTACGGAGTCCACGATGCGGACAGTGCGTGGACGCGAGCCTCGGCCAGCGTTCGCGACCAGAACTCCTCGAAGTCGCCCGGTTCCACTATCCGAGACCGGTAGGTTCGCAGCTCGGCAAGGTCCATATCGAAGATCGCCATCGCCGCACTGTATCCGTCGGCCGTCGACCGATAAGGTGCTTCCCGGTGTGCCGGGAAGACTGGTCGGCGACGTCGTCCTCGACCCCGCGGGAGCCGCCATGATCGCCACCGTCACCGTGGTCGTCTTCGTCGGCGTCTACATCCTCATCGCGACCGAGCGCATCCACCGCACCGCCGCCGCGCTCGGTGGCGCGGGCGTCATGCTCCTCATCCACGCCACGGACGCGGAGAAGGCGTTCTTCGACTCCCACACCGGCATCGAGTGGAACGTCATCTTCCTGCTGCTGGGGATGATGGTCATCGTCGGCGTGCTCAAGCACACCGGGCTCTTCGAGTTCCTCGCGATCTGGGCGGCCAAGCGCGCCCGCGGCCGGCCCTACCGGCTGCTCGTCATGCTGTGCATCCTCACGGCGACGGCGTCGGCGCTGCTCGACAACGTGACCACGGTGCTGCTCGTCGCGCCGATGACGCTGGCGATCTGCCGGCGGCTGAACCTCTCGGCCCCGCCGTACCTCATCGCCCAGGCGATGGCGTCCAACATCGGCGGCACGGCCACGCTCGTCGGCGACCCGCCGAACATCATCATCGCCAACCGCGCCGACCTCACGTTCAACGACTTCCTGGTGCACCTCGCGCCGCTCGTCGTCATCCTGATGGTGGCCTTCGTCCTGCTCTGCCGGCCGTTGTTCCGTTCGGCCTTCGTCTACGACGCGGACCGCGCCGCGGACCTCGAGGCGATGAGCGCCCGCAAGGCGATCACCGACCCCAAGCTGCTGTGGCGCTGCCTCGTCGTGCTCGGCGTGGTCATCGTGGCGTTCGTCCTCCACCCCGTCCTGCACTACGAACCGTCGGTCGTCGCCCTGCTCGGCGCCGGCCTCCTCGTCGCCGGCACGCGCGTCACGGTCACCGACGTCCTGCGCGAGGTCGAGTGGCCGACCCTGGGCTTCTTCGCCGGCCTGTTCGTCGTGGTGGGGGCGCTCGTCAACGTCGGCGTCATCGGCGGGGTCGCCGACCTCGCCACCGACGCCACCGGCGGCAACCTCGCGGTGACGACGATGGCCCTGCTCTGGGGCTCCGCCGGACTGTCCGCGATCATCGACAACATCCCGTACGTCGCGACGATGGCTCCCGTCGTCGCCGAGCTCGTCCCCACCATGAGCGGCGACGCGTCCGTGCTGTGGTGGGCACTCGCCCTCGGCGCCGACCTCGGCGGCAACGCGACCGCCATCGGGGCGTCCGCCAACGTCGTGGTCCTCGGCATCGCCGAGCGGAACGGCATGAAGATCACGTTCTGGCAGTTCACGAAGTACGGCCTCGTCGTCACCCCCGTGACGATCGCGCTGTGCGTGCCGTACCTCTGGCTGCGTTACCTGATGTGACAACCTCGTCCCATGGATGACCGGGGGCTGGTGCTCAGCCTCGTCGACAGGTACGCGTTCGCGGAGGTCGCGGCCGTCGTCACGCTGCTCGACGACCTCGACGACGGCGCCAGGGAGCGCGCCGAGCGGCTGTGTGAGTTCGGGCTGCGGCTGCTCGAGCTCGACGCCGAGGACTTCGACCAGGCACCCGGGGTGCCCACGGACCTGGCCGAGCGGGCGCGGAGGTCCTGGATCCCCCAGCGGCCCGACGCGCCTGATCGGGGGGCGCTCGACTCGATGGTGCCCGCGTTCGGCCTCATGCTCGAGGTCATCGCGGTCCGGTGGCAGCACGGCGACATGTCGCGTGCGCTCGCCGTCGCGCACATCCTGAACGAGTACCTGCCGATGCTGGTCTGGGAGCCGGTACTCGGGCACGCGGCCGACCCGGCGCGACTGGGCCGCCACGTGCTCGGTCCCGGCAGCCGGTGGGGCACCGACGAGCGCGAGTGCGAGCACGGCGGCCTGGAGCGCAAGGCGGCGCGCATCGCCGTCCGGGTGGCGGAGCGTCCGGTCGCCGAGTGGCAGAGCTACCTCGACCGCCAGCACTCGCACATCGCCGACGCCCTGGCCGCCTGTGCCGGGTTCTGCTCCGTCGACTGCCACGTGCGGACGCGGCTGCCCGAGGCCGTCCGCCGCACCTTGCGCACCCGCATCCGCGTGGCCCGCCGGCTCGCCGGCAGCCCGCTCGTCGCCCTGCGCCACGCGGCGCCGGTGGGCCACGGCTTCGGCGTGCCGAACGAGGGCGAGGTGCTGACGGCGTGGGAACAGACCCGCGACCGGGTCGACGACCAGTCGCTGCCGGCCGACGAGAGCGCGGTCGCCCGCCGCATCCGCGCCGCCGACGGTTTCGCGCTCCCCGGCCTACCGACGTTCATCTCGGCCGTCGCCGGACGCGCGGTGCCCCAGGACACCCTCATCGCCGACGTCCGCGACCGCCTGGCCGCCACCCTCACCGCCCGCCAGGCGTGAGCGGCGAGCGGGCCTCAGGACACGGAGACGAAGATCGCGTCGACCTTGTGGCGGTCGAGGATCAACGCGGCCGCGCCGACGCGCAGCTCGACGGTGTCGTCGGGCCGCGCGACCACGGTGGCCGTGGCGTCGGGTGCGACGCCGGCGTCGTAGAGCTCGCGCATGAACGGCACGTCGTCCTGGACGCGCTCGCTGATCCGCCTGACCACGACGTCGGTGCCGGTAGGCCCGGCCGCCTCGCCCGCCGTCTGTAGGTCGAGCTCGGGCATGGGCTCCACGGGCACGTCGAGCTCGACGAGACCGGGGATGGGGTTGCCGTGCGGGCACCGGCGCGGCTTGTGGCAGAGAGCGACGATGCGGCGCTCGACGTCGTCGGACATCACGTGCTCCCAGCGACAGGCCTCGACGTGGACCTGCTCCCAGTCGAGCCCGAGCACGTCGAGCAGCAGCACCTCCGCGAGCCGGTGCTTGCGCATCACCTGGGTCGCGTACTCGTGGCCCCGCGGGGAGAACTCCAGATGCCGGTCGCCCTCCACCTTGACGAGGCCGTCGCGCTCCATGCGCGCCACGGTCTGGCTGACGGTGGGACCGCTCTGGCTGAGCCGCTCCGCGATGCGGGCGCGCAGCGGAACGATGCCCTCCTCCTCGAGCTCGAAGATGGCTTTGAGGTACATCTCAGTCGTGTCGATCAGACCGTGCGCTGTCACAACCGAAATGGTACTCGGAGGGGCGGACGATCTCCCAAACGCGGCGATGGGCCGGCGACACTCACCGAGGTGAGGCCGCCGGCCCATCGCCGAGATGGTGCTGGTGGTGCTGCTGATGACTAGCCGGTCACCGCGTGCTCGGTCTGCACGGGCGTCGGCGTCGGCGCGCTGCCGTCGTCGTCGCCACCGTCGTCGTCACCGTTGTCGTCATCGTCGTCGCCCGGGTCGTCCCCGCCGTCGTCGCCGTTGTCGCCGGAGGTCGCGCTGGCGAGCACGATGCTGGCGAGGGGGTCCGCGCTACGCGCGCTCGAGCCCGTGAGCCCTTCGAGCGCACCGGTCACCGAGGCGCTCAGGCCGTCCAGCTCGGACAGCTGGGTCAGACCGGCACTGGCGTCGAGACCACCGGTCGCAGAGAGCTGGCCCAGCAGCTGGTCGAGCTGCGGCGCGGTGATACCGGGTGCCACCTTGACGTGCACGGCGTTGACCGTGAGGCTGCCGTCGTCGTTGGTGATCTGCTCGTTCAGCGTGATCTCGAGCAGACCGGCCACCCCGATGGTCGTGTTCGCCGCGGGGCTCGGCGCCAGACCGGACAGGTCGTTGTTGCCGATCTTGAGGCCGACGATCTTGCTCGAGCCGACCGCGTTCTCGGACGTGGCCTCGATGAGCTCGGCCGTGATGCCGGCGTCGCCACCGAGGTTCAGGTTGCCGATCCGCGCCTCGGCGTGGTTCTTCTCGGCCAGCACCTCTAGCGCGCCGACGTCCATCGGCGCGTCGTCGCCGATGATCGGCAGCGCCACCGTGGGCTGCCAGTCACGTGCGGGAATCGAGGCCGTGCGCTCCTTGACGAGCTTGCCGTCGGTCGACTCGACGAACGGCGTCTTCTTGATGACGTCGTTGCCGGAGAGCTGCACGTGCACCCCGTACGCACTGTCCGGGTTGGAACTGGCGGCCTGCGCCGGGTTCACTGCTGCGAAGAGCAGCGCGACGCCGGCAGACGCGGCGAGCCCCGCTCCAGCGATCTTCTTCCATGCCATCAGGGTGTGGCCTCCTAAGGAGTTCTTCTCTCGGGGGGTCGGGCTCACTGGATGAGGACCAATGAGCCGAGCGGCACCTGGCGGAGCTCGTCGAGCCCGTCCGCGGGGACGCGGATGCACCCATTACTCACGGCCTGCCCGAAGACACTGCTGTCGGTGGACCAACCGTGGAGGGCGACCGTGCCAGGGCCGCCACCGAACGTGTCGAGCGTGTCGGAGTGAGCTCCGAGCGGCAACACGAGCGGTGTGTACTTGGCCTGCTTGGCGTCGATGATCGACGCCATCAGGTAGGTGCGCGTGCGGGGCGTAGGGGTCTTGGTCGCGCCGACCGCCACCTGCCAGCTCCCGACCAACGCGTCGTCCTTGCGGAGGACGAGCCTCCTCTTGTCGACGTCGACCTTGACGACGTACGGCGTCTTGGCCTTGTCGAGCTGTGCCGAGGACCTGAGCCAGCCGGCGGCGCCGTTGGGCCGCGCCGGCAGGAGGACCTTGAGCCACCCGGACTTCCGGTCGATCACCGGGACCCAGGTGGGGTTGCCGAGCTCCTTGACCGGGAGCCTGGCGATCGCGGTGCCGCCCGGCTCGTCGTACACCGGCTGCTTGCTCTTCGGGTGGACGACCGTGCCGTCGGTCTTCTTCGTCGAGGCGTCGCGTGGTGCGCCCTCGACCGTCGTGAACGTCGACGCGTCGACGACCTTCACCCGCTTCTCGACGGCGGCCTTGGACGACGTGGTGGAGGGCTTCGGCGTCGCCTCGCCGGAGCCGCAGCCGACGACCGCGCCGAGCACCATCGCGCAGGCGGCCGCCAGCGCCAGTTGCCGGCGCGCGCCGGACCATGCGTGACTCATGCACCGGACAACGAACGCGGTTGCGTTCGGTGACGGTGCGGTTACGCGGGACTTCACTCGAGCTCCTGGGGCTGGAGCGTGGTCACGTCCCGTGAGGGCGTGACAACGCGGGGCGGTGGTGCTGGGGGAGAATGTAGCTGGTAGCTCTCGGAGAGTCACGGAGGGGGGGTATGACATATCGGACATCTTTGAAGTCTCCAGGTCAGCGGCCCGATTTCGTCACCGATCGCCGCGGGTCGGCGCGCGCTTCCGCCGCTCGTGGTCACCCGGTCTCTCCTCGTGTCCCGGCGCATCTCCCGGTTGGGTACGGTCGTCGTCATGCCTGGAACGCAGCCGGCGGGAACGTCGGACCCTCCGAGTACCAGCGGCGCGTCGCTGGTCGTCCCCGCCCGATTCTGCGGCCCGCCGCACTCGGCGAACGGCGGTTACGTCGCCAGCCGCGTCGCGTCGTACGTCGGTCTCACCTCCGTCGACGAGACCGCACCGCACGGCAGGGAGCCGCAGGCCGTGACGACGGTGCTCCGCGCGCCGATCCCGCTCGACACCCCCGCGCTCGTCACCTCCGACGGCGACACCGTGACCGTCCGCCTCGACCACCGCGTGCTCGCGGAGGCGGCACCAGGCCGGCTCGACACCGACCCGCCCGAGCCGGTGGGCTACGCCGACGCCGCCGCGGCGGGCGAGCGTTACCCCGGGTACGCGCGGCATCCGATGCCCACCTGCTTCGGCTGCGGCGTCGACCGCCGGCCGGGCGACGGCATCCGCCTCGCCGTCGGTTCGGTGGGCGACGGGCGTGTCGCCGGCACCTGGCAGCCGGACGAGTCGATGTTCGCGCTCGGCGACGACGGCGGGCCGGTGCCCGCCGAGTTCGCCTGGACCGTGCTCGACTGCGCCGCGGCGTGGGCCTGGGACTTCGCCGCCGAGCCCGCGCTGCTCGGCACGATGACCGGCATCGTCGACGAGGCACCGTACGTGGGTGAGCGGTGCGTGGTCGTCGCCACGGTGCTCGGTCGCGAGGGCCGCAAGATCCACACCGCGTCCGCGCTCTACGACGCCGACGGCCGCGTCCTCGGCCGGGCGCAGTCGGTCTGGATCACGGTCGACCCCGCCCGCATCGGCACGCCGTAGGAGGCGTCAGGGGGCAAGGCGTTCGACGCGCCAACCGGACGACTCGCGCACGTACCGGAGCCGGTCGTGCATGCGGTCGCCGCGCCCCTGCCAGAACTCCACCGCGGACGGGACGATCAGGTAGCCGCCCCAGAACTCCGGCAGCGGGACGGCGGTGTCACCTGGCCAGCTCCCCTGCAACTCGGCGTACCGCTCCTCCAGCACCTCGCGTGACACGACGACGGCGGACTGCTCCTCGCTCGCCCACGCGCCCAGCTGCGACCCCTTCGGCCGCAGCGCG
Protein-coding regions in this window:
- a CDS encoding dihydrofolate reductase, coding for MTAHGLIDTTEMYLKAIFELEEEGIVPLRARIAERLSQSGPTVSQTVARMERDGLVKVEGDRHLEFSPRGHEYATQVMRKHRLAEVLLLDVLGLDWEQVHVEACRWEHVMSDDVERRIVALCHKPRRCPHGNPIPGLVELDVPVEPMPELDLQTAGEAAGPTGTDVVVRRISERVQDDVPFMRELYDAGVAPDATATVVARPDDTVELRVGAAALILDRHKVDAIFVSVS
- a CDS encoding L,D-transpeptidase family protein; translated protein: MSHAWSGARRQLALAAACAMVLGAVVGCGSGEATPKPSTTSSKAAVEKRVKVVDASTFTTVEGAPRDASTKKTDGTVVHPKSKQPVYDEPGGTAIARLPVKELGNPTWVPVIDRKSGWLKVLLPARPNGAAGWLRSSAQLDKAKTPYVVKVDVDKRRLVLRKDDALVGSWQVAVGATKTPTPRTRTYLMASIIDAKQAKYTPLVLPLGAHSDTLDTFGGGPGTVALHGWSTDSSVFGQAVSNGCIRVPADGLDELRQVPLGSLVLIQ